From the genome of Malus sylvestris chromosome 6, drMalSylv7.2, whole genome shotgun sequence, one region includes:
- the LOC126626148 gene encoding kinetochore protein SPC25 homolog: MDGKPEESVRTKMESLRMACESEIPIHEKDLDAFTASFRDSLASVRATAQETLQSQGKLGDAKAKLREAEDDLFKALAVKTRKEAKRMALMEAIEARKARIGVLKRTVQDQRAKREEYAAILSQQSFESEENCIPDRKDEIKEAISWYNRVLGFYVEGGHGVKFTFKNISLKNPDQEFCFTVRHANDTYTLLDCDPYLNETKEMIRELNRTNELFKFARDMRVKFQDAAAQGLPAVLPQDSSTISGSAPVLSVSTERSESPAKIYDHQVQYAEENRHFKKPNHGKGSRAAILSPASALSMRRSPRLRVKK, translated from the exons ATGGACGGCAAACCGGAGGAGTCCGTACGGACGAAGATGGAGTCGCTACGGATGGCCTGCGAGAGTGAGATTCCGATCCACGAGAAGGATTTGGATGCCTTCACGGCGTCGTTTCGGGATTCCCTGGCTTCCGTCCGCGCTACCGCACAAGAAACCCTCCAGTCCCAAG GTAAATTAGGAGATGCTAAAGCTAAATTGAGGGAAGCTGAGGATGATTTGTTCAAAGCCCTAGCAG TGAAGACCCGTAAAGAGGCCAAGCGAATGGCATTGATGGAGGCCATTGAAGCTAGGAAAGCTAGAATTGGAGTACTTAAGAGAACAGTGCAAGATCAAAGGGCTAAGAGGGAAGAATATGCTGCAATCCTTTCTCAGCAATCTTTTG AATCTGAAGAAAATTGTATCCCAGACAGAAAGGATGAAATAAAAGAGGCCATCTCGTGGTATAATAGGGTTCTTGGTTTCTACGTTGAAGGCGGACAtg GTGTAAAATTCACATTCAAAAACATTAGTTTGAAGAATCCAGATCAGGAATTCTGTTTCACTGTTCGCCATGCAAATGATACTTACACCT TGTTAGATTGTGATCCGTACTTGAACGAGACCAAAGAGATGATTCGTGAATTGAACAGAACCAATGAGTTATTTAAATTTGCCAGAGATATGAGAGTGAAGTTTCAAGATGCTGCAGCTCAAG GATTACCAGCTGTTCTTCCTCAAGATTCTTCCACAATTTCTGGGTCTGCTCCAGTTTTGTCTGTCTCAACTGAGAGAAGTGAATCTCCAGCCAAGATTTATGACCACCAAGTTCAATACGCAGAAGAAAATAGACATTTCAAGAAACCAAACCATGGGAAGGGGAGTAGAGCAGCAATTCTATCTCCTGCCTCTGCATTATCTATGCGTCGGTCTCCTCGTTTAAGG GTCAAGAAATGA